In a genomic window of Ipomoea triloba cultivar NCNSP0323 chromosome 3, ASM357664v1:
- the LOC116014372 gene encoding UPF0183 protein At3g51130: MMQQRPRRRCEGTAMGAIVFDLRPGAGIGPFSLGMPICEAFAQIEQKPNIYDVVHVKHYDEDPLKLDIVISFPDHGFHLRFDPWSQRLRLIEIFDVKRLQMRYATSLIGGPSTLATFVAVYALFGPTYPGKYDKDRGVYTLFYPGLSFAFPIPSQYTECCRDGEAELPLEFPDGTTPVTCRVSIYDSSTGSKVGVGSSMDKACAPPLPAGSLYMEEVHVKLGEELWFTVGGQHIPFGASPQDIWTELGRPCGIHQKQVDQMVIHSASDPRPRTTLCGDYFYNYFTRGLDILFDGQTHKIKKFVLHSNYPGHADFNSYMKCNFVIHTSDLGDSFDQEVNSKNSITPSTKWEQVKEILGDSGQAAIQTQGSTSNPFGSTFVYGYPNVAFEVMKNGHIATVTLFQS, translated from the exons ATGATGCAGCAGAGACCGAGACGCAGGTGCGAAGGCACAGCCATGGGCGCCATCGTTTTCGATCTCCGCCCCGGTGCCGGCATCGGCCCCTTCTCTCTCG GAATGCCGATTTGCGAGGCCTTTGCTCAAATAGAGCAGAAGCCTAACATTTATGATGTTGTTCACGTGAAGCATTATGATGAG GATCCTTTAAAACTTGATATTGTTATCAGCTTCCCAGACCATGGCTTTCATCTTCGCTTTGATCCTTGGTCACAG AGACTGCGTCTTATTGAAATTTTTGATGTGAAACGGCTTCAAATGCGTTATGCTACCTCTCTGATTGG AGGACCATCCACACTGGCCACTTTTGTTGCCGTTTATGCTCTTTTTGGTCCAACATATCCTGGCAAGTATGACAAAGACAGAGGTGTTTACACATTATTTTACCCG GGGTTGTCGTTTGCTTTCCCAATTCCCTCGCAGTATACAGAATGTTGTCGTGATGGAGAAG cgGAACTGCCTCTGGAATTCCCTGATGGCACAACTCCTGTTACATGTCGTGTCTCGATATATGATAGTTCTACGGGCAGTAAAGTTGGTGTGGGATCCTCGATGGACAAGGCCTGTGCTCCTCCTTTGCCCGCTGGAAGCCTTTATATGGAGGAAGTGCATGTTAAG CTAGGGGAAGAATTATGGTTTACGGTCGGTGGCCAACACATTCCTTTTGGTGCTTCACCACAG GATATATGGACTGAATTAGGCCGTCCCTGTGGAATTCACCAAAAACAG GTTGATCAAATGGTGATTCATTCAGCTTCAGATCCCCGGCCTCGGACTACCCTCTGTGgagattatttttataattactttacACGTGGATTAGACATTTTATTTGATGGGCAG ACTCATAAAATAAAGAAGTTCGTCTTGCACTCCAACTATCCCGGGCATGCAGATTTTAATTCTTACATGAAGTGCAACTTTGTTATCCACACTTCTGATC TTGGGGATTCGTTTGATCAGGAAGTGAACTCTAAGAACTCTATTACGCCCAGCACTAAGTGGGAACAAGTTAAG GAAATACTCGGGGACTCTGGTCAAGCGGCTATTCAAACACAGGGCTCTACGAGTAACCCATTTGGGTCTACTTTTGTGTATGGTTATCCAAATGTTGCGTTTGAG GTGATGAAGAATGGCCACATCGCTACTGTAACACTCTTTCAGTCATGA
- the LOC116013818 gene encoding zinc finger CCCH domain-containing protein 44 isoform X2 yields MEPYNNSSELYRPSLGAAESQRFDRDTTTTTVRRESLGGAQGKCTSSVQAMDGAQLVGGAVMQVGGGNPPSTVAAGVNNTSVAAVIGPEKRKRGRPPRGQTAAKPPPPKRKVEEEEEDVCFICFDGGSLVLCDRKGCPKAYHPACIKRDEAFFRSKAKWNCGWHICSVCQKASHYMCYTCTYSLCKGCITNADYFSVRGNKGFCSTCMRTIMLIENKDEANKEMVQVDFDDKTSWEYLFKVYWMYLKGKLSLTLNELIQAKNPWKEAVAAQSNLQVANANDSKSVIGKSSEQIEVNNHKEREEIAKKDSLSSENQSTAKSENAGIAISNEHLGLMDPNVPPNKDKLGSANGSAMKGYTEWATKELLEFVAHMKNGDISALSQFDVQALLLDYIKRNNLRDPHKKSQIICDLRLKNLFGKPRLGHIEMLKLIEFHFLIKEDTQKNAFIPAGIVGDISSHLETDESSINSSLIIKNKKRKTCKKGEEKAPQVSLDEYAAIDAHNINLIYLRRSLMENLMEDTQKFHDDVVGSIVRIKITGSNQKQDMYRLVHVVGTSKVSTPYKIGEKTTDIMLEVLNLDKKEAVAIDTLSNQEFSEDECRRLRQSIKCGLVKRMTVGEIQKKAMALRPVKLNESLESEILRLNHLRDRASENGRKKDLRECIEKLQCLKTPEERRRRMLEIPEVHTDPKMNPNYESEEDAGGSEDKKQDENLRQRNPRLNKSGSKQIPPPLKKVKVEGAVIALMAQNKPNEKRQTSGVHTLGKRGNQTSVCGSVISGQVDKSVVRCGSETSVASLSTENSAPSSDDSETEKLWHYRDPSGHIQGPFCMMQLRRWNKTGLFPPDMRVWISDKHNESILLSDALHGQFHKASQILDNATIKDEGVEAASDSRGHAGWHGSSNGTVGESEGHHSDDKVHPNAVRTDELKPRSLLQCLNLLKENNSCSEKPQECNMMHSSSDGQVHLGLAQQERGHDSGGLHTDTDQGNQKLYGNTMSQLTDMASHEMQYNMQSVMGQLFGSLPVTNSENTDSGTHLESVTKSSDSPDQNGKINVSDLPSPTPKNNYESLEFQAAKELLSLSSDIPFHRSGIQDMPSPPPKANNDNQCGQTTETKEHLPSNIPIQDSGPSPNTSLVVDGVQLPEVTEWGGNSPTPKPPVEDWDPGLVSVSSLKPPEVLGDQVATPASNADQLTHSSPPSNVIEFSTLAEESVSDLLAEVDAMESQAQSGLGSPTSAMRCNVDLMQWSKSDFSSIEEMSPALGPAKSDAYSSTGDIQLPCQSPVTNELVRGGQTDGFDPSKRCNGHSSTSSEGETKSTDVSFSKGHSGSEVRPHVPCTVSQNTVVSAMDQSRGSEAMVTAWGTTQGNANYGAPQSVQGYANPGPGTSSKPAWRNPNTNRSAFNGNPAWDSQRRHAAERFPGPRDWAFQGGYSGHGRSRPAWNRQSFSGGGGSGGGHSRPPPKARVCKFYESGRCKKGASCDYLHP; encoded by the exons ATGGAACCTTATAATAATTCCTCCGAGCTGTACCGGCCGAGTTTGGGAGCTGCCGAGAGTCAAAGGTTTGACCGCGATACGACTACTACTACCGTGCGGCGCGAGAGTTTGGGAGGGGCGCAAGGGAAGTGTACTTCATCTGTTCAGGCTATGGATGGCGCGCAGCTGGTCGGTGGTGCGGTGATGCAGGTCGGTGGCGGGAATCCGCCGTCTACGGTGGCTGCTGGTGTGAACAACACTTCAGTGGCGGCGGTGATCGGCCCCGAGAAGAGGAAGCGGGGGCGGCCGCCGCGGGGGCAGACTGCGGCGAAACCTCCACCGCCCAAAAGGAAGgtagaggaggaggaggaagacgTGTGCTTTATATGCTTCGATGGTGGTTCTCTAGTGCTGTGCGATCGCAA GGGATGCCCCAAGGCATATCATCCAGCTTGTATCAAGCGGGATGAGGCATTTTTCCGCTCTAAGGCTAAATGGAATTGTG GTTGGCATATTTGTAGTGTGTGTCAGAAGGCTTCCCATTATATGTGCTATACTTGTACATATTCATTATGCAAGGGTTGCATTACAAATGCTGATTACTTCTCTGTCCGAGGAAACAAAGGCTTTTGTTCTACGTGCATGAGAACTATCATGTTGATTGAAAACAAAGATGAAGCAAATAAGGAAATG GTTCAAGTAGATTTTGATGACAAAACTAGCTGGGAGTATCTTTTCAAGGTATATTGGATGTACTTGAAAGGAAAGTTATCATTAACATTAAATGAGCTTATTCAAGCAAAAAATCCGTGGAAAGAAGCAGTTGCAGCACAGAGCAACCTCCAAGTAGCTAATGCAAATGATAGTAAAAGTGTTATTGGCAAGTCTTCTGAGCAAATAGAAGTTAATAATCACAAGGAAAGGGAAGAGATAGCTAAGAAAGATTCTTTAAGTTCTGAGAATCAAAGCACTGCGAAATCAGAAAATGCAGGTATTGCCATTTCTAATGAACATTTGGGGCTGATGGATCCTAATGTGCCTCCAAACAAGGATAAGCTTGGCTCTGCTAATGGCTCTGCTATGAAGGGATACACAGAATGGGCAACTAAAGAGTTGTTGGAGTTTGTTGCACACATGAAAAATGGTGATATATCAGCTCTATCTCAGTTTGATGTTCAGGCACTTTTGCTAGACTACATAAAGAGGAATAATCTTCGAGACCCACACAAGAAGAGTCAAATTATTTGTGATCTTAGGCTCAAGAATCTCTTTGGAAAACCACGTCTTGGACACATTGAAATGTTGAAGCTTATAGAGTTCCACTTTCTTATAAAAGAGGATACCCAGAAAAATGCTTTTATACCAGCTGGAATTGTTGGTGATATTTCTAGCCATTTGGAGACTGATGAAAGTAGCATTAACTCATCCTTGATAATCAAAAATAAGAAACGTAAAACATGCAAAAAGGGTGAAGAAAAAGCTCCACAAGTTAGTCTTGATGAGTATGCTGCAATTGATGCTCATAatataaatcttatatatttgAGGCGTAGTTTGATGGAAAATCTCATGGAAGACACACAGAAGTTCCATGATGATGTTGTTGGGTCAATTGTCCGGATAAAAATAACTGGTAGCAATCAGAAGCAGGATATGTACAGGCTTGTCCATGTTGTAG GTACAAGCAAGGTGTCCACACCATACAAGATTGGAGAGAAGACAACAGATATAATGCTTGAAGTATTGAACTTGGACAAGAAAGAAGCTGTAGCTATTGATACTCTTTCCAATCAAGAGTTCTCTGAG GATGAATGCAGACGATTGCGCCAAAGTATTAAGTGTGGGCTTGTAAAACGGATGACTGTT GGTGAGATACAGAAGAAAGCAATGGCACTCCGACCTGTAAAACTGAATGaa TCCTTGGAATCAGAGATATTGCGGCTCAACCATCTTCGTGATAGAGCAAGTGAGAATGGACGCAAGAAAGA TCTCAGAGAATGTATAGAGAAATTGCAGTGTTTGAAGACACCTGAGGAACGCCGTAGGAGAATGCTTGAAATTCCTGAGGTGCATACTGATCCAAAGATGAACCCTAATTATGAATCTGAAGAAGATGCTGGAGGATCCGAAGACAAGAAACAAG ATGAAAATCTGAGGCAAAGAAACCCCAGGCTTAATAAGAGTGGAAGCAAGCAAATACCACCCCCCTTGAAGAAAG ttAAAGTGGAGGGGGCTGTTATTGCACTTATGGCTCAAAATAAGCCAAATGAAAAAAGACAGACATCTGGAGTACATACTTTGGGGAAACGAGGAAATCAGACTTCTGTTTGTGGTTCAGTGATTAGTGGTCAGGTAGATAAGTCAGTGGTTAGATGTGGTTCTGAAACTTCAGTTGCGAGTCTTTCAACAGAAAATTCAGCCCCTTCTAGTGATGATAGTGAAACAGAAAAATTGTGGCATTACCGTGATCCTAGTGGTCACATACAAGGGCCATTTTGCATGATGCAGTTGAGGAGGTGGAACAAAACAGGATTGTTTCCACCTGATATGAGGGTATGGATTAGTGACAAGCATAATGAGTCAATACTTTTAAGTGATGCATTGCATGGGCAGTTTCATAAAGCTTCTCAAATTTTGGATAATGCAACAATCAAAGATGAAGGAGTTGAAGCAGCTTCGGATAGCAGAGGCCATGCTGGGTGGCATGGAAGTTCTAATGGAACAGTTGGAGAAAGCGAAGGGCACCATAGTGATGATAAGGTCCATCCAAATGCTGTTAGGACGGATGAGTTGAAGCCCCGTTCTTTGTTGCAATGCTTGAATTTGCTGAAGGAAAATAATTCGTGTTCTGAGAAACCTCAAGAATGTAACATGATGCATTCATCCAGTGATGGGCAAGTGCATTTGGGTCTCGCACAACAGGAAAGAGGGCATGACAGTGGTGGGCTTCATACTGATACAGATCAGGGAAATCAGAAATTGTATGGTAACACCATGTCTCAGCTAACTGACATGGCCAGTCATGAGATGCAATATAATATGCAGAGCGTTATGGGTCAATTATTTGGATCCTTACCCGTAACAAACTCAGAAAACACAGACTCTGGCACTCATTTGGAATCAGTTACCAAGTCAAGTGATTCACCTGATCAGAATGGAAAAATAAATGTCTCAGATCTTCCCAGTCCCACACCCAAGAATAATTATGAGAGCTTGGAATTTCAAGCTGCAAAAGAACTACTTTCCTTATCTTCAGATATTCCTTTTCACCGTTCAGGTATCCAGGATATGCCAAGTCCACCACCAAAGGCAAACAATGATAATCAATGTGGACAGACTACTGAAACCAAGGAACATTTGCCTTCAAATATTCCTATTCAAGATTCAGGTCCAAGCCCGAATACTAGTCTAGTTGTTGATGGGGTGCAACTTCCTGAAGTAACTGAATGGGGCGGTAATTCACCAACTCCTAAACCTCCTGTCGAGGATTGGGATCCTGGTCTTGTATCTGTTTCATCACTGAAACCACCAGAAGTACTTGGTGATCAAGTTGCAACTCCTGCTTCAAATGCCGACCAACTGACTCATTCATCTCCACCCTCAAATGTGATTGAGTTCAGCACTTTGGCTGAGGAGTCAGTATCTGATCTATTAGCTGAAGTTGATGCAATGGAATCGCAAGCTCAAAGTGGTCTAGGTTCACCTACTTCAGCCATGAGGTGCAATGTGGACCTGATGCAATGGAGTAAGAGTGACTTTAGCTCCATCGAGGAGATGAGCCCTGCACTTGGTCCTGCCAAAAGTGATGCTTATAGCTCCACAGGGGATATACAATTACCTTGTCAATCACCTGTGACAAATGAACTAGTTAGGGGAGGTCAGACAGATGGTTTTGATCCTTCAAAGAGGTGCAATGGGCATTCATCTACCAGTAGTGAGGGAGAAACAAAATCAACTGATGTGTCCTTTAGTAAGGGGCACTCTGGTTCAGAAGTTCGTCCTCATGTGCCTTGCACTGTGAGTCAAAATACAGTAGTCTCAGCAATGGATCAAAGCAGAGGATCAGAAGCTATGGTTACCGCCTGGGGGACTACCCAAGGAAATGCAAACTATGGAGCACCCCAATCAGTTCAGGGATATGCAAATCCAGGTCCAGGTACCAGTTCCAAGCCAGCTTGGAGAAATCCAAACACTAATCGCAGTGCGTTCAATGGGAATCCAGCATGGGATAGCCAAAGGAGGCACGCGGCAGAGAGGTTTCCTGGTCCAAGAGACTGGGCATTTCAAGGAGGGTACTCAGGTCATGGTAGGAGTAGACCAGCGTGGAATAGGCAATCATTTAGCGGTGGCGGTGGCAGTGGCGGAGGGCATTCAAGACCTCCTCCCAAAGCACGGGTATGTAAATTTTACGAGAGTGGGCGTTGCAAAAAGGGTGCATCATGCGACTATCTACACCCGTGA
- the LOC116013818 gene encoding zinc finger CCCH domain-containing protein 44 isoform X1, with product MEPYNNSSELYRPSLGAAESQRFDRDTTTTTVRRESLGGAQGKCTSSVQAMDGAQLVGGAVMQVGGGNPPSTVAAGVNNTSVAAVIGPEKRKRGRPPRGQTAAKPPPPKRKVEEEEEDVCFICFDGGSLVLCDRKGCPKAYHPACIKRDEAFFRSKAKWNCGWHICSVCQKASHYMCYTCTYSLCKGCITNADYFSVRGNKGFCSTCMRTIMLIENKDEANKEMQVQVDFDDKTSWEYLFKVYWMYLKGKLSLTLNELIQAKNPWKEAVAAQSNLQVANANDSKSVIGKSSEQIEVNNHKEREEIAKKDSLSSENQSTAKSENAGIAISNEHLGLMDPNVPPNKDKLGSANGSAMKGYTEWATKELLEFVAHMKNGDISALSQFDVQALLLDYIKRNNLRDPHKKSQIICDLRLKNLFGKPRLGHIEMLKLIEFHFLIKEDTQKNAFIPAGIVGDISSHLETDESSINSSLIIKNKKRKTCKKGEEKAPQVSLDEYAAIDAHNINLIYLRRSLMENLMEDTQKFHDDVVGSIVRIKITGSNQKQDMYRLVHVVGTSKVSTPYKIGEKTTDIMLEVLNLDKKEAVAIDTLSNQEFSEDECRRLRQSIKCGLVKRMTVGEIQKKAMALRPVKLNESLESEILRLNHLRDRASENGRKKDLRECIEKLQCLKTPEERRRRMLEIPEVHTDPKMNPNYESEEDAGGSEDKKQDENLRQRNPRLNKSGSKQIPPPLKKVKVEGAVIALMAQNKPNEKRQTSGVHTLGKRGNQTSVCGSVISGQVDKSVVRCGSETSVASLSTENSAPSSDDSETEKLWHYRDPSGHIQGPFCMMQLRRWNKTGLFPPDMRVWISDKHNESILLSDALHGQFHKASQILDNATIKDEGVEAASDSRGHAGWHGSSNGTVGESEGHHSDDKVHPNAVRTDELKPRSLLQCLNLLKENNSCSEKPQECNMMHSSSDGQVHLGLAQQERGHDSGGLHTDTDQGNQKLYGNTMSQLTDMASHEMQYNMQSVMGQLFGSLPVTNSENTDSGTHLESVTKSSDSPDQNGKINVSDLPSPTPKNNYESLEFQAAKELLSLSSDIPFHRSGIQDMPSPPPKANNDNQCGQTTETKEHLPSNIPIQDSGPSPNTSLVVDGVQLPEVTEWGGNSPTPKPPVEDWDPGLVSVSSLKPPEVLGDQVATPASNADQLTHSSPPSNVIEFSTLAEESVSDLLAEVDAMESQAQSGLGSPTSAMRCNVDLMQWSKSDFSSIEEMSPALGPAKSDAYSSTGDIQLPCQSPVTNELVRGGQTDGFDPSKRCNGHSSTSSEGETKSTDVSFSKGHSGSEVRPHVPCTVSQNTVVSAMDQSRGSEAMVTAWGTTQGNANYGAPQSVQGYANPGPGTSSKPAWRNPNTNRSAFNGNPAWDSQRRHAAERFPGPRDWAFQGGYSGHGRSRPAWNRQSFSGGGGSGGGHSRPPPKARVCKFYESGRCKKGASCDYLHP from the exons ATGGAACCTTATAATAATTCCTCCGAGCTGTACCGGCCGAGTTTGGGAGCTGCCGAGAGTCAAAGGTTTGACCGCGATACGACTACTACTACCGTGCGGCGCGAGAGTTTGGGAGGGGCGCAAGGGAAGTGTACTTCATCTGTTCAGGCTATGGATGGCGCGCAGCTGGTCGGTGGTGCGGTGATGCAGGTCGGTGGCGGGAATCCGCCGTCTACGGTGGCTGCTGGTGTGAACAACACTTCAGTGGCGGCGGTGATCGGCCCCGAGAAGAGGAAGCGGGGGCGGCCGCCGCGGGGGCAGACTGCGGCGAAACCTCCACCGCCCAAAAGGAAGgtagaggaggaggaggaagacgTGTGCTTTATATGCTTCGATGGTGGTTCTCTAGTGCTGTGCGATCGCAA GGGATGCCCCAAGGCATATCATCCAGCTTGTATCAAGCGGGATGAGGCATTTTTCCGCTCTAAGGCTAAATGGAATTGTG GTTGGCATATTTGTAGTGTGTGTCAGAAGGCTTCCCATTATATGTGCTATACTTGTACATATTCATTATGCAAGGGTTGCATTACAAATGCTGATTACTTCTCTGTCCGAGGAAACAAAGGCTTTTGTTCTACGTGCATGAGAACTATCATGTTGATTGAAAACAAAGATGAAGCAAATAAGGAAATG CAGGTTCAAGTAGATTTTGATGACAAAACTAGCTGGGAGTATCTTTTCAAGGTATATTGGATGTACTTGAAAGGAAAGTTATCATTAACATTAAATGAGCTTATTCAAGCAAAAAATCCGTGGAAAGAAGCAGTTGCAGCACAGAGCAACCTCCAAGTAGCTAATGCAAATGATAGTAAAAGTGTTATTGGCAAGTCTTCTGAGCAAATAGAAGTTAATAATCACAAGGAAAGGGAAGAGATAGCTAAGAAAGATTCTTTAAGTTCTGAGAATCAAAGCACTGCGAAATCAGAAAATGCAGGTATTGCCATTTCTAATGAACATTTGGGGCTGATGGATCCTAATGTGCCTCCAAACAAGGATAAGCTTGGCTCTGCTAATGGCTCTGCTATGAAGGGATACACAGAATGGGCAACTAAAGAGTTGTTGGAGTTTGTTGCACACATGAAAAATGGTGATATATCAGCTCTATCTCAGTTTGATGTTCAGGCACTTTTGCTAGACTACATAAAGAGGAATAATCTTCGAGACCCACACAAGAAGAGTCAAATTATTTGTGATCTTAGGCTCAAGAATCTCTTTGGAAAACCACGTCTTGGACACATTGAAATGTTGAAGCTTATAGAGTTCCACTTTCTTATAAAAGAGGATACCCAGAAAAATGCTTTTATACCAGCTGGAATTGTTGGTGATATTTCTAGCCATTTGGAGACTGATGAAAGTAGCATTAACTCATCCTTGATAATCAAAAATAAGAAACGTAAAACATGCAAAAAGGGTGAAGAAAAAGCTCCACAAGTTAGTCTTGATGAGTATGCTGCAATTGATGCTCATAatataaatcttatatatttgAGGCGTAGTTTGATGGAAAATCTCATGGAAGACACACAGAAGTTCCATGATGATGTTGTTGGGTCAATTGTCCGGATAAAAATAACTGGTAGCAATCAGAAGCAGGATATGTACAGGCTTGTCCATGTTGTAG GTACAAGCAAGGTGTCCACACCATACAAGATTGGAGAGAAGACAACAGATATAATGCTTGAAGTATTGAACTTGGACAAGAAAGAAGCTGTAGCTATTGATACTCTTTCCAATCAAGAGTTCTCTGAG GATGAATGCAGACGATTGCGCCAAAGTATTAAGTGTGGGCTTGTAAAACGGATGACTGTT GGTGAGATACAGAAGAAAGCAATGGCACTCCGACCTGTAAAACTGAATGaa TCCTTGGAATCAGAGATATTGCGGCTCAACCATCTTCGTGATAGAGCAAGTGAGAATGGACGCAAGAAAGA TCTCAGAGAATGTATAGAGAAATTGCAGTGTTTGAAGACACCTGAGGAACGCCGTAGGAGAATGCTTGAAATTCCTGAGGTGCATACTGATCCAAAGATGAACCCTAATTATGAATCTGAAGAAGATGCTGGAGGATCCGAAGACAAGAAACAAG ATGAAAATCTGAGGCAAAGAAACCCCAGGCTTAATAAGAGTGGAAGCAAGCAAATACCACCCCCCTTGAAGAAAG ttAAAGTGGAGGGGGCTGTTATTGCACTTATGGCTCAAAATAAGCCAAATGAAAAAAGACAGACATCTGGAGTACATACTTTGGGGAAACGAGGAAATCAGACTTCTGTTTGTGGTTCAGTGATTAGTGGTCAGGTAGATAAGTCAGTGGTTAGATGTGGTTCTGAAACTTCAGTTGCGAGTCTTTCAACAGAAAATTCAGCCCCTTCTAGTGATGATAGTGAAACAGAAAAATTGTGGCATTACCGTGATCCTAGTGGTCACATACAAGGGCCATTTTGCATGATGCAGTTGAGGAGGTGGAACAAAACAGGATTGTTTCCACCTGATATGAGGGTATGGATTAGTGACAAGCATAATGAGTCAATACTTTTAAGTGATGCATTGCATGGGCAGTTTCATAAAGCTTCTCAAATTTTGGATAATGCAACAATCAAAGATGAAGGAGTTGAAGCAGCTTCGGATAGCAGAGGCCATGCTGGGTGGCATGGAAGTTCTAATGGAACAGTTGGAGAAAGCGAAGGGCACCATAGTGATGATAAGGTCCATCCAAATGCTGTTAGGACGGATGAGTTGAAGCCCCGTTCTTTGTTGCAATGCTTGAATTTGCTGAAGGAAAATAATTCGTGTTCTGAGAAACCTCAAGAATGTAACATGATGCATTCATCCAGTGATGGGCAAGTGCATTTGGGTCTCGCACAACAGGAAAGAGGGCATGACAGTGGTGGGCTTCATACTGATACAGATCAGGGAAATCAGAAATTGTATGGTAACACCATGTCTCAGCTAACTGACATGGCCAGTCATGAGATGCAATATAATATGCAGAGCGTTATGGGTCAATTATTTGGATCCTTACCCGTAACAAACTCAGAAAACACAGACTCTGGCACTCATTTGGAATCAGTTACCAAGTCAAGTGATTCACCTGATCAGAATGGAAAAATAAATGTCTCAGATCTTCCCAGTCCCACACCCAAGAATAATTATGAGAGCTTGGAATTTCAAGCTGCAAAAGAACTACTTTCCTTATCTTCAGATATTCCTTTTCACCGTTCAGGTATCCAGGATATGCCAAGTCCACCACCAAAGGCAAACAATGATAATCAATGTGGACAGACTACTGAAACCAAGGAACATTTGCCTTCAAATATTCCTATTCAAGATTCAGGTCCAAGCCCGAATACTAGTCTAGTTGTTGATGGGGTGCAACTTCCTGAAGTAACTGAATGGGGCGGTAATTCACCAACTCCTAAACCTCCTGTCGAGGATTGGGATCCTGGTCTTGTATCTGTTTCATCACTGAAACCACCAGAAGTACTTGGTGATCAAGTTGCAACTCCTGCTTCAAATGCCGACCAACTGACTCATTCATCTCCACCCTCAAATGTGATTGAGTTCAGCACTTTGGCTGAGGAGTCAGTATCTGATCTATTAGCTGAAGTTGATGCAATGGAATCGCAAGCTCAAAGTGGTCTAGGTTCACCTACTTCAGCCATGAGGTGCAATGTGGACCTGATGCAATGGAGTAAGAGTGACTTTAGCTCCATCGAGGAGATGAGCCCTGCACTTGGTCCTGCCAAAAGTGATGCTTATAGCTCCACAGGGGATATACAATTACCTTGTCAATCACCTGTGACAAATGAACTAGTTAGGGGAGGTCAGACAGATGGTTTTGATCCTTCAAAGAGGTGCAATGGGCATTCATCTACCAGTAGTGAGGGAGAAACAAAATCAACTGATGTGTCCTTTAGTAAGGGGCACTCTGGTTCAGAAGTTCGTCCTCATGTGCCTTGCACTGTGAGTCAAAATACAGTAGTCTCAGCAATGGATCAAAGCAGAGGATCAGAAGCTATGGTTACCGCCTGGGGGACTACCCAAGGAAATGCAAACTATGGAGCACCCCAATCAGTTCAGGGATATGCAAATCCAGGTCCAGGTACCAGTTCCAAGCCAGCTTGGAGAAATCCAAACACTAATCGCAGTGCGTTCAATGGGAATCCAGCATGGGATAGCCAAAGGAGGCACGCGGCAGAGAGGTTTCCTGGTCCAAGAGACTGGGCATTTCAAGGAGGGTACTCAGGTCATGGTAGGAGTAGACCAGCGTGGAATAGGCAATCATTTAGCGGTGGCGGTGGCAGTGGCGGAGGGCATTCAAGACCTCCTCCCAAAGCACGGGTATGTAAATTTTACGAGAGTGGGCGTTGCAAAAAGGGTGCATCATGCGACTATCTACACCCGTGA